In a genomic window of Salmo trutta chromosome 32, fSalTru1.1, whole genome shotgun sequence:
- the LOC115170714 gene encoding F-box/LRR-repeat protein 12: MADFRTTLDYFPDNILIDILSYLGVRELIRTGRVSKRWRRLVKDQRLWRAVDLTAWKGVTSRMLWVLLRQYLGTGLRCLRLRGLLLSARGGAFLSESWLKALSSRCPRLRSLSLLHADLRGLRSCQLLPTTLQVLELRGCELPQSFFTQTPRSPEKQAEAASTASTQQQGRGQTGKVPASTSGIAIETMVLDNVPSFTDLHLQSLASWLKLSRLELRNVLRVTAEGLRRSAAQETDSGLNGLSRLKYLEIGHFGRPGAQLQMASLGLGVGWLGLEELSLGGKEVGPGLLSASRLRDLKRLRLRCCKLREMQVLRSCRTLRELRRLEFCEVFFQVCPKTPERGGERERQGEEGREDGADGGDESNDKLDENDPVPSLRRSLAALLPQCTLLFTNCTVTTTSD; this comes from the exons ATGGCAGACTTCAGAACTACTCTCGATTATTTCCCAGATAACATTTTAATTGATATTTTATCATATTTAGGTGTGCGAGAGCTCATCAGAACTGGAAG GGTGTCTAAGAGATGGAGACGCCTTGTAAAAGACCAACGACTATGGCGAGCTGTTGATCTAACTGCATGGAAAGGG GTGACGTCGCGCATGCTGTGGGTTCTACTGCGCCAGTATCTGGGCACTGGGCTCCGATGCCTTCGGCTGCGTGGCTTGCTGCTCTCTGCTAGAGGCGGGGCATTTCTCTCTGAGTCCTGGCTTAAGGCTTTGTCCTCCAGGTGCCCCCGTCTGCGCAGTCTTTCCCTGCTGCACGCAGACCTGAGAGGCTTGCGTAGTTGCCAGCTCCTGCCCACAACGCTGCAGGTCCTAGAGTTGCGTGGCTGTGAGCTACCACAGAGCTTTTTCACCCAGACCCCACGCAGTCCTGAGAAACAAGCTGAAGCTGCATCAACTGCTTCTACTCAGCAACAGGGACGCGGTCAGACTGGGAAAGTGCCTGCCTCCACGTCAGGGATTGCCATTGAGACGATGGTCCTTGATAACGTGCCCTCCTTCACAGACCTGCACCTGCAGAGTCTGGCATCTTGGTTGAAGCTTAGCCGCCTAGAGCTGCGCAACGTCCTTCGGGTCACAGCGGAAGGCCTTAGGCGCAGTGCTGCCCAAGAAACCGACTCGGGCTTAAACGGGCTCTCCAGGCTCAAGTACCTGGAGATAGGGCACTTTGGACGGCCTGGCGCCCAGCTACAGATGGCCTCCCTGGGGCTGGGGGTGGGCTGGCTCGGCCTAGAGGAGCTAAGCCTTGGCGGTAAGGAGGTGGGACCAGGCCTGCTGTCTGCCAGCCGCCTGAGGGACCTGAAGCGCCTGCGCCTCAGATGCTGCAAGCTGAGAGAGATGCAGGTGCTACGGAGCTGCAGGACGCTGCGTGAGCTGCGCCGATTGGAGTTCTGTGAGGTGTTCTTCCAGGTTTGCCCAAAGacaccagagagagggggggagagggagaggcagggtgaggaggggagggaggatggCGCAGACGGTGGTGATGAGAGCAATGATAAACTGGATGAGAATGACCCTGTGCCAAGTCTGCGCCGCTCACTTGCTGCTCTGCTGCCACAATGTACACTACTATTCACCAACTGCACTGTTACAACAACATCAGACTAG